A stretch of DNA from Catenulispora acidiphila DSM 44928:
GACCGTGGTGACGGTCTGGTCGATGAGCGAGTAGGCGATCAGGGCCCGCTGCTGATTCGAGCCGTGGGTCAGGACAGCTGCGATTTTGGTCCCGTCCGGCGACCATGCCAGGTCGCTGAGTGTGCCGTTCAGGGAGCTGAGCGCGGGTACCAAGGCGCCCGGGATGGAGGCGCCCGTGACCGGATCGACTCCGGTGACGCCCGGGCCGTTCATGGCCCATGTGATGGGACCGTTTCGGGCGGCGTGGTGCGGCAGACCGGTGGCGGAGGCCTGGGGCGCATAAGCGGTCGCGCCGAGCGTCAGGAGCGCGGCGGCGGCCAGGGACCCGGCCGTCGATCGGATTCTGGGGGAGGACAACGTTTCTCTCCGGGTTTCTTTCCGGGTCTCTGTCCGGGTTTCTGTCTGGATCTCTGTCCGGGTCCCTGTCTGGGTTTCTGTCCGGTCGGGACCAGAGCGCCGGGCTCGGGGGCGGGACGGTCCGGCGCTCACGGCTGCGCCGTCGCGTTGACGACCGCGTCGACGTCCCGCAGGACCTGGTCGCTCAGCGCTGTCGTGCCGCCGAACAGGTAGGCGCCGGACAGCTGCGACCAGAAGCGTGCGATCGCCTCGCGTCCCGCCGGGTCCAGGCCCGCCGGGGTGGTGAGGACGATCGGGAAGTGCCGGGCGGCGGCCAGGGCGCCGCCGGTCAGCGCGTCCGCGTAGCCGGTGCCCGTCGCCACGCCGACGCGCGAGGCGGAAGTGAACTGCGACGCGACCGCGTTCGCGGTCTGATAGCGATTCTGACCCTGCAGCTTGAGTTCGTGGCCGGCCAAGGCGGGGAACGCCGCGTCGACCGCGTGCCCGGCGGCGCCGCCCACGGTGACGACGGTCGGTGCCTGCGCGCTGGAGGAGTTCAGACGGGAGCTGATGTACCCCGCGGTGGCGGGATCCAGGGTGCCGCCCTGGGACAGGACGACGGCCGCCTCGTGACCCGACGTCCCCAGGACCGAGGACGCATACGGTCCGGCAGCCAGCGCGTCCGGATAGTCCATACCGGTCGCGACGACGATCTTGGCCGGGTCGTTCAGGCCGCGCCGCGCGATGTCCAGCGCCGTGCCGAACCGGTCGAGGCCGGAATAGCGCTGGACCGTGTAGCCGAGCTGGACGAGCCGCTGCTGGACCGCCGGGGAGAGCGCGGCGGTACCGCCCAGCAGGTAGACGGTCTTGCCGGCATGGGGTTGCAGCACCCTGGTGATCTCGTGCTCGACGGTCAGGTCCAGCGCGCTGCCGCCGGTCAGCAGCAGCGGGCCGTTGACGTGCGCGGCCAGCGGGACGCCGGCCAGGGCGTCGGAGAACCCGTCGGACCGGGCCAGCACGACGGCGCCGGCGGGGAGCTGACCGCCGTAGGGGAATCTGTTCTGCCAGCTGCTCCAGCCGCTCCGGGAGACGGTGATCCCGGTGCCGATGCGGTCCAGACCGCCCAGGCGCTGCACCAGGCGCGTGCCTACGGCCGGCGGGGCGGGCGGCGGCGGCGTGGGCACGACCAGCGTCGTGCCGGCGGTCCAGGTGTAGGCGGGCGACTTGTCCGCGTCCATGGTCGGCGCCATGGTCACCGTGACGGCGTAGGGCCCGCCGGTCTTGTACTGGTGCGTCATGTCCTCCGACTGGGTGGCCGGCGAGGTGGTGCCGTCGCCCCAGTTGACCGAGAACATGTAGTAGTCGCTGTACGTCGGCAGGCTCTTGCCGGCGGAGGAGGTGACGGTCACCGTCGCGAACGCGGTGGTGTTCACCGTGCTGGAGAACGCCAGACCCCAGGCGCTGACAGCGGTCGGATACAGCGGCGGCGCCGAGGAGTCGATGCCGTCGGTGGTCACCACGGACACGCCATAGGACCGCGGCGCGGTGAACACGTGGTGCACCACGGTGGGCCCGGAATCAGCCGCGGCGACCGTCTGCGACGGCGACCCGTCGCCCCAGTTCACGATGTAGCTCTTCGTGGCGGCGGCGTCGACGGTCCCGCCGTCGATGCTCAGATCCCCGGCCAGCGGCGCGTTCCCGCCGACAGGTGTGAAAGCGGACCCCGGCGTGGTGGGAGTGGTCGGATAGTGCGCGGTGTACGTGGTGTTCTGACCGACGGTGGACGTCCCGTCGTCCACCGTCGCCGTCGCCTTCCAGACCCCGGCGTGCGGGTAGTCGTGCGAGATGACCAGGCCGTTCGGCACCGTCCCACCGGTCTGGACCCACGGTGTGCTTCCGTCGCCCCAGTCGATCCGATACGTGGTGGTCGCTTCCTTCGCCGGATCGACGTTGAACGCGTAGAGCACCGCGGCCGCATGCGACGTCCCGGCATAGAACCCGAACGAGAGGGACATCGCAGGAGCGGAGGAGGCGCTCGCCGAGACGCCGAACCGGCCGCCGGGCCCGGCGGCCAGTGCCGGGGCGGCCCCGGCGACAAGCAGGGCGGCGCCGGTGATCGCGAGCGTCGCGAGTCGTATGGCACGTGGCTTCGGCACAGAGACATCCTTGAGGCTGACGACGAGACAGAGCACAGGGCAGCTCATTGTCGAGGCCGCCCCACCAGCGCGGATGATCCAAAACGCGCAATCGATGCGTAGGACCCGATTGGACGCAGGGAGGAGCCGATGCAGGCCAGTTGACACAGTGATCGGAGAACCCGATCCTACGGAGATCATCGGCCGTCCACAGAGGTTGCCCCCCTTGTCAGCTACCCGCGACACAGCACGCACTGTGCCCGCGCGACGTCGCGTCGCGCTCATAGCCCTGTCGGCGCTCACCTCCGGAACGGCCGTGCCTTTCCTCGCCGCGAACGCCCGCGCCGACACGGTCGCCGCGACAGTGTTCGTCGGGTCGACGAGCGGTGCTCCGTGCAGTGACACCGCCGCCGCAGCAGGATCCGCGGCGACTCCGTTCTGTGCCATCCAGCCGGCGATCGACTCACCCCTGACCGGACCGGGGACGACGGTCCTCGTCGCTGCCGGCGCCGCCTACCTCGGGCAGGTGAATCTGGACAAGTCGGGCACGTCCGCCGATCCGATCGTCTTGCGCTCCGCGTCGCCGGCGCAGGGCAGTCGCGCTGTCATCAGGGGCACCGTTTCCGTGAATGGGGCGCACGATGTCACCGTCGACGGGTTCGACATCTACGCCGACACCTTCGGGGTCAACATCGAGGCATCCTCGGACGTCGTCGTCACCCGCGACCACATCGAAGGTCCCCATGACTCGAGTGTCGCGGACTCCGGCATCATGATCGCGATGGCATCGTCGGCGGTCACGGTCAGCACCGACTTCGTCAGGGGTTTCGGTGGCGGAGGCCTGTTCGCGGACTCTGTGTCCGGGCTGAACATCGTCGCCGACACCATCACGCGCAACACGACGCCGAGCGCCGGGCTGGACTCGATCGAGGTGACCGGAACGTCCAGCGGAGTCGCTGTCGCCGACGACATCATCGACGCTGCGCCGTCCTTGCCGGCCGGGTCCGCCGTCGACTACAACGTGATCGACGCCGGCGCCGTCGGCCCGCACGACATCACCGGCGACGGTCTGGCCGGGAGCACCGACGGTGACATCACGCCGGGCGACACCTCGCCGGCGATCGACTCCGCTGAAGAGGCGGCTACCGGCGAACTGCCGACCGACATGTTCGGGAACGCGGCTGCCGACGATCCGCTGGTTCCCAACGCCGGCACCGGATCACGCGTCCGGGACCGCGGCGCCGTGGAGCGGACGCACGGCGATACGAGTTACGTCCTCACCCTCACCCCGGCATCCGGCGACGCCCCGCTCGCGGTTACCGCCACCGTCACCGAGCACGTCGGCTGGGCTCAGCAGCCGCGCGCGGCCTTCTACTCCTTCGGCTTCGGCGGGACCGAGCAGCCGGCCACCGCCAACCCGACAGCGCGGCACACTTACACGACTCCGCTCTACGGCGGCGACGTATCCGTCACGATCTACGACAGCGCCCATGAGGCCATCGGCTATACGACAGCGCTCGTCAACGTCGGCCAGCCGGTTCACGCCACGCTCTCCGTCGCCGCGGCCTCCGGTCTGAACGTCAACGCCGTCGGCAGCGTCCAAGGCGGCGTCGGCGACTGGTCCATCGACTTCGGCGACGGATACTCGACAAACTTCTACAGCCAGACGCAGGCCACTGCGAACCACTCCTACGCGAAGCCTGGAACCTACAAGGTCACCCTGACCGCGAACGGAATCCTGCCCTCCAACGCCGCGAAGCTCACCCAGCAGGTGACGGTCACGGCGCCGCCCGCCCCGCCGCCGATCGTGGACACGGACCCGCTCGTCCACCGCATCGCCGGCTCCGACCGCTACGCGACGTCGATCGTCGCCTCCCAGGTCCGGTGGAGCGCCGCGAACAGCGTCGACGGCGCCCCGGCGGAGGATCAGGCCCAGGCCGTCGTGCTCGCCCGAGGCGACGCGTTCCCCGACGCCCTCGCCGGCGTCCCGCTCGCCGCGTACAAGCACGGTCCGCTGCTTCTCACGGACCCGAAGACCGTGAGCCAGGCGACCCTTGAGGAGATCCGCCGCGTCCTGCCGGCCGGCGGAAACCATACGATCTACATCCTCGGCGGCAAGACAGCCGTGTCGCCGTCCGTCGAGGCGGAGCTCCGCGGCCTCGGCTACAACGTCGTCCGCTACGGCGGCACAGACCGGTACGGCACCGCACTCCTGATCGCCCACCTCGGCCTCGGGGATCCCAGACACCTGATCATCGCGATCGGCGGAGACTTCGCCGACGCCCTCGCCGCCGGACCCTTCGCAGCTGACAGCGCCGAAGTCGTCGACGGCAAACCAGCCGCGATCCTCCTGTCCGGCAAGGCGAACGGAAACGACACCATCACCGACGCCGGCACAGCCGCATACATCGACGCCAAGGTCCAGTCCAACGGCGGCCTCAGCCACTGCACCGACCCCAACCTCATCACCGCAGTAGGCGGCCCAGCCCTCACCGCCTTCCTGAACCAGGAACACAAGGCAACGAAATACGCCTGCGTCGACGGCATAGTAGGCGCCGACCGCTACGCAACCTCCAGCCAACTAGCCGGCCAATGGACCAACCCCGAACACCCCGGAGTAGCAGTCGGCACAACCTTCCCCGACGCACTCAGCGGCGGCGCCTACGAGGCCAGCCTCGGCCAACCCCTACTCCTCACCAACCCAACCTCGCTACCCAGCTCAACAGCCACCGCACTAGCCTCGATGTACCCGCCACACGAAAACACCCGCACCCGCTCGGTCGTGATCTTCGGCGGCACTTCAGCGGTGAGCAGCGCCGTGGAGAACCAGATCATTGCGAAGGTCCACGGTCGCGCCCAATAGCGGCGCAGGTTCTTCGACGCGATCGACAACCCCGAGCGCTTGGCAGCGCTCGGGGTTCACGGAAGCACCAGGTGGGCGACTATTGCCTGCCCACGGCGAGATCGCAGGTCAAAGCCGGCTGACAGCGGAGGATGTCGGATTCGCACCCAAGATTTTTCTTTCCTTTTACCAGGGCAGCGAATTGACCTCGATGAAGCAAGTCGTTTCGCGGCGCCTGGATGCGCTTCGGAGCCGCTTCGCGACCAGCGGTGCTGCAAAATGCAGCACGGTTGATCTAGCTCGCG
This window harbors:
- a CDS encoding cell wall-binding repeat-containing protein, whose amino-acid sequence is MPKPRAIRLATLAITGAALLVAGAAPALAAGPGGRFGVSASASSAPAMSLSFGFYAGTSHAAAVLYAFNVDPAKEATTTYRIDWGDGSTPWVQTGGTVPNGLVISHDYPHAGVWKATATVDDGTSTVGQNTTYTAHYPTTPTTPGSAFTPVGGNAPLAGDLSIDGGTVDAAATKSYIVNWGDGSPSQTVAAADSGPTVVHHVFTAPRSYGVSVVTTDGIDSSAPPLYPTAVSAWGLAFSSTVNTTAFATVTVTSSAGKSLPTYSDYYMFSVNWGDGTTSPATQSEDMTHQYKTGGPYAVTVTMAPTMDADKSPAYTWTAGTTLVVPTPPPPAPPAVGTRLVQRLGGLDRIGTGITVSRSGWSSWQNRFPYGGQLPAGAVVLARSDGFSDALAGVPLAAHVNGPLLLTGGSALDLTVEHEITRVLQPHAGKTVYLLGGTAALSPAVQQRLVQLGYTVQRYSGLDRFGTALDIARRGLNDPAKIVVATGMDYPDALAAGPYASSVLGTSGHEAAVVLSQGGTLDPATAGYISSRLNSSSAQAPTVVTVGGAAGHAVDAAFPALAGHELKLQGQNRYQTANAVASQFTSASRVGVATGTGYADALTGGALAAARHFPIVLTTPAGLDPAGREAIARFWSQLSGAYLFGGTTALSDQVLRDVDAVVNATAQP
- a CDS encoding cell wall-binding repeat-containing protein, encoding MPARRRVALIALSALTSGTAVPFLAANARADTVAATVFVGSTSGAPCSDTAAAAGSAATPFCAIQPAIDSPLTGPGTTVLVAAGAAYLGQVNLDKSGTSADPIVLRSASPAQGSRAVIRGTVSVNGAHDVTVDGFDIYADTFGVNIEASSDVVVTRDHIEGPHDSSVADSGIMIAMASSAVTVSTDFVRGFGGGGLFADSVSGLNIVADTITRNTTPSAGLDSIEVTGTSSGVAVADDIIDAAPSLPAGSAVDYNVIDAGAVGPHDITGDGLAGSTDGDITPGDTSPAIDSAEEAATGELPTDMFGNAAADDPLVPNAGTGSRVRDRGAVERTHGDTSYVLTLTPASGDAPLAVTATVTEHVGWAQQPRAAFYSFGFGGTEQPATANPTARHTYTTPLYGGDVSVTIYDSAHEAIGYTTALVNVGQPVHATLSVAAASGLNVNAVGSVQGGVGDWSIDFGDGYSTNFYSQTQATANHSYAKPGTYKVTLTANGILPSNAAKLTQQVTVTAPPAPPPIVDTDPLVHRIAGSDRYATSIVASQVRWSAANSVDGAPAEDQAQAVVLARGDAFPDALAGVPLAAYKHGPLLLTDPKTVSQATLEEIRRVLPAGGNHTIYILGGKTAVSPSVEAELRGLGYNVVRYGGTDRYGTALLIAHLGLGDPRHLIIAIGGDFADALAAGPFAADSAEVVDGKPAAILLSGKANGNDTITDAGTAAYIDAKVQSNGGLSHCTDPNLITAVGGPALTAFLNQEHKATKYACVDGIVGADRYATSSQLAGQWTNPEHPGVAVGTTFPDALSGGAYEASLGQPLLLTNPTSLPSSTATALASMYPPHENTRTRSVVIFGGTSAVSSAVENQIIAKVHGRAQ